One region of Candidatus Hydrogenedentota bacterium genomic DNA includes:
- a CDS encoding helix-turn-helix transcriptional regulator — protein MVLTYQKKTYEPHAAVFKALGHPVRLWIVSQLADEREHCVCEFVDKTTINFSTVSQHLQVLKGAGIVGDDKRGKQVYYKLLRPCILDFVACLKRRS, from the coding sequence ATGGTGTTAACCTATCAAAAGAAAACCTATGAGCCCCACGCGGCCGTATTCAAAGCCCTGGGACATCCTGTCAGACTTTGGATTGTTTCTCAGTTGGCCGATGAACGTGAACATTGTGTATGCGAGTTTGTCGACAAAACTACCATCAACTTTTCAACGGTATCCCAGCACTTACAAGTCTTAAAAGGTGCCGGCATTGTTGGTGATGACAAGCGCGGTAAACAAGTGTATTACAAACTGCTGCGCCCCTGTATTTTAGACTTTGTCGCTTGTTTAAAACGAAGGTCTTGA